Part of the Vicinamibacterales bacterium genome is shown below.
ATCGGCACGACTAGGAGCGTGCCTTGAATTACCTGCGAACCCTGCTGGTTCCAGAGGGTGAGCTGTGGTGAAATATCTTCGTCTTGGTTAATTCGAGAGACGATCTGCTGTGGGCCAAAAATGAGCTTCTGTTTAGGGAACTGGAACACCATGAGTTTGCCGTAGTGTTCTCCGTCGCTCCGTGCGACCATCCACGCTGCAAGATTGTTCTTCCGACGTGGTGTAAACGGCAGCATCTGAATGAATTCGGCGTCCTGCTCGCCCGGCAGTTTCATGATGGTGTAGTACGGCTCCATCTGAGCTGTGCGTCCGTCACTTTCGATCGCCGGCACATCCCACTGGTCTTCCTTGTTGTAAAAGACTGCCGGATTAGTCATATGGTAAGTCGAGAACATTGCTGTTTGCAGCGTGAAGATGTCCTGGGGATAACGGACATGGCTGCGAAGATCGGTCGACATCGTCTCGAGAGGTGTGAATAACTCTGGAAAGATCTTGCTGATTGTTGCCGCGATTGGGTCGTCAGCGTCAGCTAGATAATAGGTAGTAGTACCGTTATACGCATCGATGACGATCTTCACCGAGTTACGGATATAGTTGAGGGTCCGAATTGCCTGAGTCGAATACGGATAGTTATCGGTCACGGTGTAGGCATCGATGATCCAGAACAACCGGCCTTCTGAAATCACCATATACGGATCACGGTCGTACATCAGGAACGGCGCGAGCGCTTCTACGCGATCGCTGATATTCCGGTGGATGAGGATCCGACTATCGGGTGTCAGCTGCCTGCTGATTAGCACGTTGAACGCGCGGAACCGTAAGCTGAATAACATCTTGTGGAATAGCCCGCCGATTGGGACGCCGCCATCACCCACGTATTCGGTATAAACGTTGTCATCACCTTCTGGATAGTGGAATTCTCGTGTGTTGGTATTGACGATCACATAGTCGTTCGCCAGCTCCCCGAAATAGACACTCGGTTCTTCGATCGACAGGTCCACTGCCGAGCTCGGCGGTAAATCCTTAAGGAAGAGCACCGGCAGGCCTTCGGCTGTGACCTGATTCACTGGGCCGAGGGCCAGGCCGTATCCGTGTGTGAACACCAGTCGCTCATTCGGCCACGTGCGGTTGGATAGACTATTTGAGTTTAGTTCCCGACTTGAGAGCATGGTTTGGCGATATTCGCCGTCAATTACATAGCGGTCATTGTCGACCGAAGCAAAATCGTAGTACGAGCGGATGGCCTGAATCTGCCCGAACGTGTCCAGCAACGGTCCGTGATCCCACAGTCTGACGTTGTTGATCGTTTCAGGATTGGCATCAATGTCGCTCCGTGTAAGTGTCGCATCGCCGGAAAGTTCTCGCGCGTCAATCCCCTCGAGCGCAAATGCCTTCCGGGTGGCTGCGACGTTGAACTCGATGTAGGGTGCTTCCCTTTCTTGTTCATTCGGCGTGACAACGATCCGCTGAATAAGGGCACCGTAACCAGTTCCACCTGCTGACACCGCGATATACAAGACAACTGCAAGCGGCACCGGCCACTGTTTCGGTGAGAACGCTTGGTAGGTCGCCAAGCTGGCACCGAGCAGGGCCACTGCAACAAGGAGCTTTAACATCGGTATCCGGGCCTCGACATCGGCGTAGGACGCGCCTTGGATAACACCCGCTGGCGTCAATAATGTTCGAGGCACATCAAGTGAGGCGCCCCATGCTAGTAGTAGCAGAAGCGCGGCGATGAGTAGCGATAGGTGCTGACGCGCCCCCCGACTGATCTTGAGACCAGCTTGTGGCTCAAAACCGACCGCACCTGACAAAATGTATGCCGCCGTGGCGCTGGCGAGACTCAGAACGACAACGCTGACAAGCAGATTCCGAATAAAGTCGAGAAACGGCAGTTGGAACACATAGAAAGCGATGTCCCGGCCGAGCAGTGGGTCCACCTCACCGAAAGGCGTGGCGTGCTGATACTGAAGCCAAACCATCCATTGACTGGATGCAAAAACTCCCATGAACAGCGCGGCGAGCCCGGACACTCCGGCCGCGATCAACTGGAGCCCTTTCCGGTCGATGATTAGCGGTTGCACCTCTGGCCCACCCCCGAGCGTCAGGTAGGGCTTAGTCATGTCCCGTAGCGCATATCTCAGTCCGCCGAGCAGCACGCTAAAGGCTATTGCAAAGACAGCACCACCGAGGATTAACTTTGAGCTCAGTGTGCGAATGAACAGTTGGTCGAAACCGACCTGCTGAAACCAAATCCAATCGGTGTAGAAGCCGGCGAAGAATGGCACTACCAAAAAGAGCAACACCCCTGCGACGACGATCGGCATTCTAGGAATCATGGGCACCTCAGCCCGTACGGGCATTGAATGACTCAGGACATCATATCCCGTCTTTGGCGACTAGCGTAAGGCCTCGGGTCATGGATTGGTCGGAGATTACACCCCAGGGACATCAGAAACACGACAGAACCATCAAGAAATTCGTAGGCATTTCTCACTTGAGTTGCATGAAAAATGAAACGATGATGCGGGATGATAGAGATTGCAGCTAGTTTCCCCATCAGTGTTACAGCTTCACCGTGACAACAGGAAGGGTGGACGATGAGCGACCGCAAGTATAAGCAACGCGGCTACCAAGACGACGAACCATCTCCATCGCGGTCTAAACGTTCTGGTTCCAAGCCGAAGTCCGGGGAGGCTCGCGGCCAACTTCCGGTGAGACCAAAGGCGCCGAACATGCCCGGATTTCACGATGTAATCCGCTGCGCGAAATGCGGAGGTCTACTGGACCAGCCGATTGGTGATGGCGCGACTTGTTCTCGGTGTGGGTCAGCACTGCACACTTGTGCACAATGTGCTTGGTTCGACCCCAGTAGTCGCTTTGAATGTTCACAGCCGGTGACAGCCCGTATTACTCCAAAGGATGGCCTGAACAACTGTACCTACTATGAACCACGAGTGACTGTGGAGCGCCAGACCCATTCCAAGAGGGGTCCATCGAGCGCCAAGCAGGCCTTTGATGATCTATTCAAGTAACGCACGGGATCGTGGAATTACTCTACCAAGCGACAAGCAGCCTGAGATCACGGACGTTGTGGCCAGTTGGTCCAGTGGTGATCGTGTCCCCGAGCTGTTCGAAGAACTGGTGGGAGTCAGCACGACGGAGATAGGTGTTGTGGTGGAGTCCAGTGCTCTCTGCACGGGAGAGCGACCCGCCGTCAGCAACGGCACCTGCAGCTGGGGATGAGCCATCGATTCCATCAGTGCCAGCACTTAGCACCGCTATCGACCGTCCAGCAATCCGCGGTACGCAAGCCAGAACAAACGCCTGATTCCGACCACCGAGACCAAGCGGGTTTGTGACCGGGCAAGAAAACTCACCTCCGTTGACAATGGCCACTGGACTTAGTGGGTGCGCTTGGCGAACGTGGTCGACCGCCGTGAGCAAATGCTCAACAGTGCGCTCAAGTGGCCAGTTATCACGCACTGCAACATCAATCATTACTTGCCACCCGAGGGCCCGCGTTTCATCCGCCAGCGTCTTTACCGCTTCGGTTGAGCCTAACAGGCGGTACCATCGGCTTGTCGAGAATTCTGGCGATCCCGGCTTCGGTGTTTCAGGGACTTGGTTATTTTCGAAGAGTTTCCTCACGGCGATCGGCATCTGATCGAATAACTTCGTGTTTTTCAGAATTGCGTGGCAGTCAGCTACAGTTGATGGGTCTGGCATAGTCGGCCCAGAGGCGATTAGTGAGGGGTCGTTGTCGGGCACGTCGGAAACGTAGAACGTCAGTTGTTGTGCCTGTCCAGCGAGTGCGGTCAGTTGCCCACCTTTGACACGCGATACGTGTTTCCGGATAACGTTGACGTCAGCGATCGCGGGTCCAGCGGTTACCAGTAACTTGTTCAACGCTCTAGTGTCCTCTAAGTTGAGCCCGTCAATCGGCTGTTCGAAGAGCGCGGAGCCTCCTCCTGAAAGCAGATAAATGACTAGGTCCCTAGGGCCTACCTGCTTGAGGCAATTTATCACTGCAGCGCCCGCGTCAAAGCTGCGCGTATTAGGTAGCGGATGCCCTCCGATGTACCACTCACAGCCAGGAATCGGTGTTTCAGGCGCGTTCGTAGTGACGACGATGCCGTCGAACGTTCGCGGAGCTAGGAGTTTCGCGACCGATGCGGTCATCGACGACGCCGCCTTGCCGATCGCGATCACGATAATGCGTTCGACTTGGCGGAGATCGATTGCATCATCGTCCACGGTCAAGAACGGTCCTGTTAGACCGACCCGTCGGTGTAGGACTTCGTGTAGGTCTAGCCTAGCGAGGCTGCGCGCGAATAGACGGCGGAGAACTGCTTTCAACTTTCACCCATGTATATCGTACACATCCCTGTGAGCAGATGCACGAGCAGGGCGCCCTTGGAAACCACGCAAGGTGATGCGGCCGCAGAGTATGATGGACCCAGTGCGTGAGAAATGCCAATGAATGGACATGATCCTGTTTGTGGGATGTCAGTCGACTTAGCGGCCACACCCCACATTGCTGAGTACGCCGGAAGCCGCTATGGGTTCTGCTGCGGCCATTGTCGCGATAAGTTTCTTTCTGACCCAGAACAGTACCTAAAGCCGCTAGGGGAACAGTCGGAAGTGGAGGCCGTTTCCGCGGCGGGTAGCTACATTTGTCCAATGGACCCTGAGGTGTCTGAGGACCGGCCAGGGGCCTGTCCGCGATGCGGCATGGCACTAGAACCCCTAGTTGTTACGGTCGAAGCGCCACCAGACCCTGAGGCTATCAATATTACTCGGCGTTTTTGGTTGGGCGTTGCACTCGGATTGCCGGTGTTGTTACTAGCCATGGGTGAGATGGTGTTCAACCTGAGCGTGTCGGGTGTTACCGGTAGCCGGATGAACAACTGGCTGCAATTGATACTTGCATCACCCGTTGTACTTTGGGCTGGCTGGCCGTTTTACCAGCGAGCATGGATGTCGATTGTGAACGTCAGCCCAAACATGTTCACGCTGATCGCGCTCGGCGTCGGGTCGTCCTACCTCTATAGCCTTGTTGCAACAGTAGTGCCGGAGTGGTTTCCCAATGGATTCCATGGCGAAGCCGGTGTTGAGCCATACTTCGATACAGCGGTGGCGATCACCGTGCTCGTCTTGTTGGGGCAAATGCTTGAGGGGCGGGCACGCAGTCAGACGGGGGCTGCGATTCGTGCACTACTCGGTCTGACACCGAAGACCGCGCGTGTGATCCGCGATGGGAGTGAGAAAGACATTCCACTTTCATCAGTGCGGGTCGGCGATCTATTACGGATTCGTCCGGGTGAGAGGATTCCGGTTGACGGAGTGGTCGTCGATGGGACGAGCGCCGTTGACGAGTCAATGGTTACCGGGGAATCGATTCCAATAGAGAAGTCGGCGAAGGCTTTACTTATCGGTGCCACGATCAACGGCACGGGCGCGCTTACGATGCTCGCGGAACGAGTTGGTAGTGACACGCTTTTAGCACAGATAGTGCGAACAGTGACCGACGCTCAGCGTAGCCGAGCACCGATACAGCGGGTTGCGGACCGCTTGGCTACGTACTTCGTGCCAAGCGTGGTAGGGGTATCAATTGCAGCATTCATCGGCTGGGGACTCTGGGGGCCAGAACCTCGTTTTGCGCTGGCTCTAGTTAGCGCAGTCGCCGTCCTTATCATCGCGTGCCCGTGCGCGCTCGGCTTGGCTACCCCGATGGCGATCATGGTGGGTACCGGGCGCGGCGCGAGCGCAGGTGTTCTTATCAAGAACGCTGAAGCACTCGAGGCGCTGGAACGCGTTGACACATTAGTGGTGGACAAAACCGGCACGCTAACCGAGGGGCGGCCGAAGGTTGTCGACGTTTATGCAATCAACGGTTTTACAGAAATTGAGGTTGTTCGGCTTTCGGCTGCACTGGAACAGGCCAGTGAGCATCCCTTGGCCTCAGCGGTGTTGGCGCGGGCACGTATGGATGGCTTATCGTTACCCACAGCGATTGATTTTCAGGCTGTGCCAGGGTGTGGGGTAACTGGATCAATTAATGGTCAACAAGTCGCCCTTGGAACCCGGGAATTACTAGCCGAACGCGTGATCGACATCGGGTTGCTGTCTGCCCGTGCTGCTGCTGTTCGGCGTAATGGTCAAACGGTCATGTTCCTAGCGGTCAATGGTCATGCTGTAGGCCTTCTTAGTGTTACCGACCCAGTGAAATCGTCGACTCCGGAAGCCCTTGAACTGTTACGCCAAGATGGCCTTCGGTTGGTCATGGTTACTGGCGACAATGCACTAACCGCGCAGGCAGTTGCTGCTACTTTGGGCATCAAGGAGTTCAGGGCCGGTGTTCTCCCAGATGCGAAACGGCAAATCATCGCCGAACTGCAATCAGATGGTCACACGGTTGCAATGGCCGGCGACGGCATTAACGACGCTCCGGCACTTGCCGAGGCTACGGTTGGGATTGCGATGGGCACTGGTACTGATGTGGCCATGGAATCGGCTGGGATCACACTTGTAAAAGGTGACCTCCGAGCGATTGCACGTGCGCGGCGACTCAGCCGAGGGACCCTCCGTAACATTCGCCAGAACCTGTTTCTGGCCTTTGTTTACAACGCCGTGGGTGTGCCCGTGGCCGCCGGTATTCTGTATCCGTTCACGGGACTACTCATCAGTCCTATTTGGGCCGGTGCGGCTATGACACTTAGTTCGCTCTCAGTGATTGCCAACTCACTACGCTTACGCTGGCTGGAACTCTGATTCCCGAACGCCGTGGGAGAGTAGCTGGTCTGATGAAGCCAGAAATCGGGCAACCACAGAAAACGGTCACGCCATACCAGTCGGCGCTGGCTGCGCGATTCGAACAGTTGCAAGAGTTACTACGCGATTTTCCTGGGATTCGTGAAAAGCCGCAGCGCCGCGGACTTACCTACAGATACAACGATCGCATAGCTTTCGTTCTTACTCGGAAGCCGCGCATCATCTTACTCGAGATGAAGCTGCCTGAATTTGTGGCGGATGAGGTCCTTCGTCTGTCTTATGTCAGACCGCACAAATCCACCCGTCTTGCCCGCACAGGTTGGGTCGCCGTGGCCGTTCGCGCAGAAACGCCGCTAGATCGGGTCGGCGAGTTGGTGCTGCGAAGCTACGATTTTCGCATTGAGTTGGGCATTCCGAGCTAGCGTGGAGCCACGAGTAAACGCCAAAGCTTTGTTGTAAAGGCCTCAATGCTTCTTCGCGCGTTGCGCCACGCAACTGGCAACTATAGACAGTGGAATGTGTGCCGCAACTTTTCTGTCTCGGACTGCTAGGTTCTAGTTTGCGCCCTGAAACGCCATTTCCTCTTGGAACCAGGCTTGGAATTCAGTTTGGGTCTGAATCTTGACGAATCCACGCATCCGGTAGTGCCCTAGCCCGCACAACTCGGAGCAGTTGATTTCGAAGTCACCGGTCATGGTCGGTTCGAACCAGACGGGGATCTCTTGGCCAGGGATTGCGTCCTGTTTTACCCGCATGGACGAAATTCCGAAACTGTGGATGACGTCCTGCGTGGAGAGGTGTACGAGTGCAGGGGTATCGACCGGCAGGTTGAGCTGGTTAATCGTTACGAGATCATCCACCGCCGATGGGTCACTACGGTCCAACCCAATGGCGTTGGTCGGCGTAATCAGGTCGATCGCGCTACGGCCGAACAGACCGTCAGGTCCCGGGTAATGGATATGCCACTCGTATTGCTTGGCCACCACACGCACGACGGTCGACTCCCCCCCTGGCGGGAATTCGTTCACGCGGTTCGCCCAGGCCGGGATCGCGAAACCGATGAGCGTCACCGCTTCAAGGACTGCGACCGCGATTACAACATAAGCCGCTGTGTGGCTCTTCACGCCTACGTAGTCGCCCTTCGGATTCCGGGACTGCCGAAAACGAACCAGGGTGTAGAGAAAGAAAGCACTCCACCCAACGAAGATGGTGCCCATAAGCCAGTGCAGTTCCTCGATAAGCCGATCGATCTCACCAGCGTGCGCCGACGCTTGCACCGGCAACCCCAGTAGCTCTCCCATCAACCCCAGTAGCTCTCCCATCTAATAACTCCCTTCCGAGCGGACTGATCGCGGCGCCAGGATGTCGCGGCCCACACTCGTGCGTGACAGTTTAAACAAGCGCACGAAGAACATCACGAATCCTGTCGCTACGCAGGCAAGAATCCCGAGCATGAAGAGAATCGCCATGCTCATTCCCTGCGTCATGGGGGAATCAACGGCGCCGAAACACACCGCGCAAGCCCAAGCCGACGAATTGTCAGCTACCAAGAGCACCGCGGCGAACACAGTCAGTACGTGACAGGCGCGCGTGCGCATCGCCGAGCGTTTTACCTTTTGCATCATCACGTCCGTCACTCGATGCCGGTTCGCCGCGTCTTGCGGACGAAGCCGACGGCGTAGATGCTCAAGACCGCCGCGACAAGACACGAGACCACTCCTGTCGTCAAGTGCCCGCCCGACCCCAGCGGCGACCGGAACATCACAATGCCCCAGCCGCCCATGAAGAGTGCCAGCACAATCGAGGCGACGATGAACAGAATGTGAACAGCTCTCAGGGACATCAACACCCCCTATCGGGCGATGCCGTCTAGCATCGTCAGCAACGGCAGGAACATCAGCGCGACGAAGAAGACTGCCGTCAACATCAACGTCCAGTAGATCGGCGACTTCTCAGACACCAGGTGCATGAAGCAACTCGCCACCAGCGACCCCTTAACCGTGGCGATGACGAGTGCTAGAGCAAACGCCAGCGGAATTGCCAAGGAGAGGGAGGCGACGCTGACCGTGATGACCGTCAGGACCATTAAGGCGACGAATACCATGATGTAGACCGTGACGTGCTTCTTGATGTCTTCAGCGGAATCCATGCTCATTCGTTTCCTCTTCGTCAGCGTCCAGGCGTCAGGCGCAACCCAACCAGTCCATTACAGCAGGTAGAGCACCGGAAACAGGAAGATCCACACCAGGTCAACGAAATGCCAGTAGAGTCCGGCCGCCTCAATCCGGTTCGTGAAGCGCTCCGGTGCCGTGTGCCACATCTTAACGCCTGGCAGCAGGAAATAGCTATTGACGACAACTCCACCCACGATGTGCAGACCGTGCAGGCCGGTGATTAAGAAATAGATGCCCAAGAAGGTGCTTTCAGACGGATACAACTGATGCGAGAACTTGTCGGCGTATTCGAACACCTTAACGATTAGGAAGATGAGCGCGAGAGCAACGGTGGCGCCCATGTATAGCCTGTATTTAAACAGGTCCCGCAACTTAAGCGACGCCCACGCCATGACCATCGTCATCGACGAACTGATCAGCACAACAGTGTTGAAGGTCGCGAGCGGGACGCTCAGGATCTCCGCCCCTTGAGGCCACGTTCCAGGTTCCGCACCGACTCGCAGGAGGACGTAGGACGAGAAGAGGCCGCCGAAGAGCATGACCTCAGACGCCAAGAACAGCCAGATACCAAGCTTAACGTTATTCAGCCCGGTATCGGCCCGGGTGTCGACGGTATACGGAATCTCCATCGCGATGTCTACTCCCCTGGCTGCGAGCGTTGGCCCTGCGGCGTGAAGTCGGTTACTGCGCCGGGCACACTGTACTCGTACGGCCCGCGGTGCACTTCGGGCGGTGAAAGGAAATTGCCGTGTGGCGGCGGTGTTGGGGTCTGCCACTCAAGGGTGGTCGCCTTCCACGGGTTGTCGTTCGTCTTCTCCCCGTTCCGAATGCTTCTGAAGAAGTTAATGATGAAGAAGACCTGGAAAAGCGCGAGTCCCCAGGCGGAGAATGACATCAGATTGTTCCAATGCAAGACATCTTGCACGTGCTGATACCCAATGCCGCCGTCGTACATTCGTCGATTCATCCCTGCCAATCCCTGGATGAGCATCGGCCAAAAGATGCCATTCATGAAGATGAGTGAGCCCCAGAAGTGGATTTTCCCGAGCAGGTCGTTCATTTTTCGGCCGGTGACCTTTGGGTACCAGTGATAGATGCCCGCAAACAACGCGAAGATGGTGCCGGGTGCCACGACGTAGTGGAAGTGTCCGACGACATAGAGGGTGTCGTGCAGATGGATGTCTGACGCGGCGAGGCCCAGCGGTAGCCCGGTCAGCCCCCCGATGCCGAACATCGGCAAAAACGCCAGCGCAAATAGCATCGGCGTTGTGAACCGGATCGAGCCTCCATACAGTGAAACGGCCAGTGCCGATAAAATGACCACCGACGGAATGGAGATGATCATCGTCGTTGTCTGGAAGAACGTACTGATGGACGTGCCCATGCCGGTGAGCCACATGTGGTGTGCCCAGACGATAAACGACATGAAGCCGAGGAAGATCATCGAATAGACCATCGCCCGGTAGCCCCAAAGCGGCTTCCGCGTGTTGTTGGCGAGGATTTCGGCCACGGTGCCCATCGCCGGAAGAATCAGGACATACACCTCCGGGTGCCCCAGGAACCAGAAAAGGTGCTGCCACAACAAGGCGCTACCGCCGCCACTAACCTCGAGAACCTGACCGCTCACCACCAGCCCGCTCGACAGGAAGAAGCTTGTACCGGCGAGCCGGTCCATGAGTTGTAGGAATGCGGCTGCTTCGAGTGGCGGGAAAGCGAGCAACAGCAGAAAGGCTGTCACGAGCTGGGCCCATACAAAGATTGGCAGCCGCATCCACGTGAGGCCGGGCGCGCGTAGCTGCACGATTGTGACGATGAAGTTGATCGCGCCAAGCAGTGACGAGGTGATCAGGCATGCCATTCCGAACAACCACCACGTCTGGCCTTGGGTCGCGATCACAGCCAACGGGACATAAGCCGTCCAGCCTGAGTTGGCAGCGCCCCCAGGCACGAAGAAGCTCACCAACATCACCACGCCACCGAGGAAGTACACCCAGTAGCTCGCCATGTTCAGGCGAGGAAACGCCATGTCGGGCGCGCCAATTTGGAGCGGCACTACGTAATTTCCGAACCCGCCGACTGCCAGCGGCACGACGCCAAGAAAGACCATAATCGTGCCGTGCATCGCACCCAGTTGGTTGTAGAACTCAGGCAGCATGATGCCGCCCGGCGCGTTGGCGTCACCAAACCAACCGCCAATGTAGGGGATGGGCTGGCCGGGGAAGGCGAGTTGCCAGCGCATAATTATCATCAGCGTGAAGCCGAGACTCATAAACAGAAGCGCGGTGAAGGCGTATTGGATGCCGATCACCTTATGGTCCTGGGAGAAGAAGTATTTCTGCCAGAAACCTAGTTCGTGCTCATGTTCCGTGTGCGCGTGCCCGGCTGTCGTCACGTTGTCCAACGTCGTGCTTCCTTTCTGTGTCGTGCGGCGTCCTGGGTCGTGATCGCGAGTAGAGGCTGGTTGTTAGCCGGCCGATTCGGCCCGCAGGCCATCAAGCACGGAATTCTATATGGAGGCGAGGGGGGGGCGCAAGGACAGAAATGGTCGGGTCTACGAATAGTCAGTAGAAACGATACCTACTTGCCCGTGCCTAGGTGGAGGGCCCGGGAAGCGATGCGTGTAATTAGTCTGGTTAAAAGGATCATTGCGGCCAGTCCTAGCACCAGGACTAAGTAGTAATAAGTCGTTCCTTCGGCCGGGCCGTCGCCAGCTAGCATGGCCACGTCGCCAGCAAGTTTCCCGTAGTAGGTATAAAGGAGGGTGCCAGGGAGCATACCCACGGACGCCAGAACGTAGTCCCGGAAACGGACGCGGGTCAGACCTAGGGCGTAGTTGAGCAGGTTGAAGGGGAATATTAGGGACAGCCGGAGTAAGAGAACAATCTTGAAACCCTCGTCTCCCACGATGCTGTCTAACTCGACGCAACGAGGATAGCGTGCTAACCGTCGTTCGATTGCCGCCCTAGCGACGTGCCGGGAAAACAGAAAAGCGCTAGCTGAACCAATTGTGGCGCCGACCAATACGAGCACCGTGCCATTGACGAGACCAAAGATGGCACCCGCTGCGAGGGTCAATAGCGAGCCGGGGATAAAAGCGACCGTTGCGATGGCATACGCGACGACGAATACAATCGGCCCCCATACACCCCCACTTTCGACCCAAGCCACAAAAGCCGGAAAATATCCGCCGAATTGCCAACCTAGAGCAACGACTAACCCTAAGATAGCCGTGCTGGCCAGAAGGTGCTGTCGGGAGTGGTTCTCCGTCATGAGTGTCACCGGCCTCTTCTTGGCCCACCTACTACGTAGGATAACGCCCTGCAAAGTAATATAAATTTTCCCAGTTTTCCGACTGTGTGTAAGGGGCAGTGACCACGATGAGGCAAGGGTATACTGCTTCCTGCCGTTCGCACCGGAATATGCAACTTAGGCTTTTGCAGTGGGTGCGAAACAGTTGTTTTTGTGTTCCAGTACTGAATTAATGCGCGCATCTGGTGACACTGGCTGAATACGGTGCGTGACCGGAGTAGGGTCCTATGAGCAACTTTCCCTCCCCAACCCACACGGATGGGTTACTGACTGCGGCTAACTCAGCACGACCAATGACGCGCACTTACATGGCGGTGTTAGTCGTCGAGGCGTTGGTCTTACTGGCCTTGTGGGGTTTCAGCTGGTATTTCGCGAGCTGATCGCGGTTCATCGACAAACCCATGCATTTAGTCGACTGGTTCATCGTTGCGGCATACCTAATCTGGGTGGTCTACGACGGCCTGAAGCGGACTAAAACCTCCTCAGCGGTTGAGGGCTACT
Proteins encoded:
- a CDS encoding UPF0182 family protein, which gives rise to MPVRAEVPMIPRMPIVVAGVLLFLVVPFFAGFYTDWIWFQQVGFDQLFIRTLSSKLILGGAVFAIAFSVLLGGLRYALRDMTKPYLTLGGGPEVQPLIIDRKGLQLIAAGVSGLAALFMGVFASSQWMVWLQYQHATPFGEVDPLLGRDIAFYVFQLPFLDFIRNLLVSVVVLSLASATAAYILSGAVGFEPQAGLKISRGARQHLSLLIAALLLLLAWGASLDVPRTLLTPAGVIQGASYADVEARIPMLKLLVAVALLGASLATYQAFSPKQWPVPLAVVLYIAVSAGGTGYGALIQRIVVTPNEQEREAPYIEFNVAATRKAFALEGIDARELSGDATLTRSDIDANPETINNVRLWDHGPLLDTFGQIQAIRSYYDFASVDNDRYVIDGEYRQTMLSSRELNSNSLSNRTWPNERLVFTHGYGLALGPVNQVTAEGLPVLFLKDLPPSSAVDLSIEEPSVYFGELANDYVIVNTNTREFHYPEGDDNVYTEYVGDGGVPIGGLFHKMLFSLRFRAFNVLISRQLTPDSRILIHRNISDRVEALAPFLMYDRDPYMVISEGRLFWIIDAYTVTDNYPYSTQAIRTLNYIRNSVKIVIDAYNGTTTYYLADADDPIAATISKIFPELFTPLETMSTDLRSHVRYPQDIFTLQTAMFSTYHMTNPAVFYNKEDQWDVPAIESDGRTAQMEPYYTIMKLPGEQDAEFIQMLPFTPRRKNNLAAWMVARSDGEHYGKLMVFQFPKQKLIFGPQQIVSRINQDEDISPQLTLWNQQGSQVIQGTLLVVP
- a CDS encoding DUF4147 domain-containing protein, with the protein product MKAVLRRLFARSLARLDLHEVLHRRVGLTGPFLTVDDDAIDLRQVERIIVIAIGKAASSMTASVAKLLAPRTFDGIVVTTNAPETPIPGCEWYIGGHPLPNTRSFDAGAAVINCLKQVGPRDLVIYLLSGGGSALFEQPIDGLNLEDTRALNKLLVTAGPAIADVNVIRKHVSRVKGGQLTALAGQAQQLTFYVSDVPDNDPSLIASGPTMPDPSTVADCHAILKNTKLFDQMPIAVRKLFENNQVPETPKPGSPEFSTSRWYRLLGSTEAVKTLADETRALGWQVMIDVAVRDNWPLERTVEHLLTAVDHVRQAHPLSPVAIVNGGEFSCPVTNPLGLGGRNQAFVLACVPRIAGRSIAVLSAGTDGIDGSSPAAGAVADGGSLSRAESTGLHHNTYLRRADSHQFFEQLGDTITTGPTGHNVRDLRLLVAW
- a CDS encoding heavy metal translocating P-type ATPase encodes the protein MNGHDPVCGMSVDLAATPHIAEYAGSRYGFCCGHCRDKFLSDPEQYLKPLGEQSEVEAVSAAGSYICPMDPEVSEDRPGACPRCGMALEPLVVTVEAPPDPEAINITRRFWLGVALGLPVLLLAMGEMVFNLSVSGVTGSRMNNWLQLILASPVVLWAGWPFYQRAWMSIVNVSPNMFTLIALGVGSSYLYSLVATVVPEWFPNGFHGEAGVEPYFDTAVAITVLVLLGQMLEGRARSQTGAAIRALLGLTPKTARVIRDGSEKDIPLSSVRVGDLLRIRPGERIPVDGVVVDGTSAVDESMVTGESIPIEKSAKALLIGATINGTGALTMLAERVGSDTLLAQIVRTVTDAQRSRAPIQRVADRLATYFVPSVVGVSIAAFIGWGLWGPEPRFALALVSAVAVLIIACPCALGLATPMAIMVGTGRGASAGVLIKNAEALEALERVDTLVVDKTGTLTEGRPKVVDVYAINGFTEIEVVRLSAALEQASEHPLASAVLARARMDGLSLPTAIDFQAVPGCGVTGSINGQQVALGTRELLAERVIDIGLLSARAAAVRRNGQTVMFLAVNGHAVGLLSVTDPVKSSTPEALELLRQDGLRLVMVTGDNALTAQAVAATLGIKEFRAGVLPDAKRQIIAELQSDGHTVAMAGDGINDAPALAEATVGIAMGTGTDVAMESAGITLVKGDLRAIARARRLSRGTLRNIRQNLFLAFVYNAVGVPVAAGILYPFTGLLISPIWAGAAMTLSSLSVIANSLRLRWLEL
- a CDS encoding cytochrome c oxidase subunit II, with protein sequence MGELLGLMGELLGLPVQASAHAGEIDRLIEELHWLMGTIFVGWSAFFLYTLVRFRQSRNPKGDYVGVKSHTAAYVVIAVAVLEAVTLIGFAIPAWANRVNEFPPGGESTVVRVVAKQYEWHIHYPGPDGLFGRSAIDLITPTNAIGLDRSDPSAVDDLVTINQLNLPVDTPALVHLSTQDVIHSFGISSMRVKQDAIPGQEIPVWFEPTMTGDFEINCSELCGLGHYRMRGFVKIQTQTEFQAWFQEEMAFQGAN
- a CDS encoding cytochrome C oxidase subunit IV family protein, coding for MSMDSAEDIKKHVTVYIMVFVALMVLTVITVSVASLSLAIPLAFALALVIATVKGSLVASCFMHLVSEKSPIYWTLMLTAVFFVALMFLPLLTMLDGIAR
- a CDS encoding cytochrome c oxidase subunit 3; amino-acid sequence: MEIPYTVDTRADTGLNNVKLGIWLFLASEVMLFGGLFSSYVLLRVGAEPGTWPQGAEILSVPLATFNTVVLISSSMTMVMAWASLKLRDLFKYRLYMGATVALALIFLIVKVFEYADKFSHQLYPSESTFLGIYFLITGLHGLHIVGGVVVNSYFLLPGVKMWHTAPERFTNRIEAAGLYWHFVDLVWIFLFPVLYLL